The following DNA comes from Hahella chejuensis KCTC 2396.
GTGATGACGGACTCATAGATTTCCGCGCCATCGAGGTACCCACAGCCTGACAAAACCACAGCAATATTAGCCATTGTAACTCCTCCCTTTTTCTCAGCTTAGCTTTAATCAGTCTTAACTATTTATGCCAACATACTTTAGCCCGGCGGGTTTGCATTTTCTATGCTATGGTGAATTTAGACCCACCAGAACAATCCGCCATGAATTTGAGATCGCTTTGGTTCAAATTCGGAGCAATTTGTGTCTGCTTCGCCGTGATTTTGATCATGATCTTTATGGCGGGGTTGCAGGTATTTTTTGCCCCAATGGCCAGGGACTTGGAATCTCAACGCGCCCGTCTTGACATAGACAGGGTGACAGGCGCTTTATTTCATGAGCTAACTAATCTGCATCAATACACCCTGGACTGGGCGGCTTGGGACGATACTTACCGCTTTATCGAAGCCCCTTACCCTGAATATGTAGAATCCAATCTTGGCGACCCCACACTCGTTAACCTCAAGCTGGATGCGATGATGCTTTACAAACCTAATGGCGAGGTGGTCTGGGGAAAGACTTGGGATCAGGAAACGGGAGAAACGCTGGCGGTCAAAGAACTTCCCTTGGACGGCCCGCCCGATCCGGGGTTTATCCTGGGCGTGGCGCTTGGTGACTTTAAGGACCCGTACTCAGGGTATTCCGGGATCATGGGGACTGAATCCGGGCTGATGTTTGTCAGCGTACGCCCTGTGTTTCGCTCTAACCTCACTGGGCCTGCGAATGGCGTATTGTTATTTGGCCGCTTGGTGCGCGGGCGGTTGTTACAGAATGTGCAGCAGTTGGTGGGGGTTCCTTTCGCGGTCTTTTGGATGCATGACCCAAAGCTCAGTGATGACTTGCGCGATATTGCTGACAGATTGACGGTGGATGAACCTATCTATACCCGGGAAGTCAGCGATTCTAAATTGGAAGGCTACACGCTGATTCCTGATATTGAGAGCGATCTTAGTATTCTGGTGCGTATCAACGCCGACCGCGACTTCTTTAATCTCACCGCAGCGACGTTCGATCGGGCGATGAGCTACGCCTCCTATTTATTGACAGCCGTATTGGGCATCTTCGCCTTTCTTGTTTTGATGCTGGTGTTGCGTCCATTGGCGCGTTTGGAGGCTTATGTCCGGCGTGTTCAAAGTCAGCCGCAATTAGAAAAGCTGGATCTGCCCAAGCTGCCGAGAGACGAAATAGGGAAGCTTGGCAGAGCGTTTTATCAGTTGTTATGTCAGTTGCAGGAGCAGAGTGAAAAGCTGCGTGAGATGTCCTTTCGTGATGAACTGACGGGACTTGCGAACCGTCGAGCGGTCATTGGATATTTGGATGAGCGCTGGAGGTTGGCCTTGGAGCAGAAGTCGGATATCGCCAT
Coding sequences within:
- a CDS encoding sensor domain-containing diguanylate cyclase, translating into MARDLESQRARLDIDRVTGALFHELTNLHQYTLDWAAWDDTYRFIEAPYPEYVESNLGDPTLVNLKLDAMMLYKPNGEVVWGKTWDQETGETLAVKELPLDGPPDPGFILGVALGDFKDPYSGYSGIMGTESGLMFVSVRPVFRSNLTGPANGVLLFGRLVRGRLLQNVQQLVGVPFAVFWMHDPKLSDDLRDIADRLTVDEPIYTREVSDSKLEGYTLIPDIESDLSILVRINADRDFFNLTAATFDRAMSYASYLLTAVLGIFAFLVLMLVLRPLARLEAYVRRVQSQPQLEKLDLPKLPRDEIGKLGRAFYQLLCQLQEQSEKLREMSFRDELTGLANRRAVIGYLDERWRLALEQKSDIAIIICDVDYFKDFNDHYGHDMGDEVLKEVASALRRGANKRLDLVARYGGEEFLIVLPGADLHIGEQVAERLVKRVYEMKLPHHFSQIAQYVSVSCGVAAGSPGEDETKEEWIRLADEALYKAKESGRNRFAAINPADLRRVKSSGSYNSVNP